A part of Paenarthrobacter sp. A20 genomic DNA contains:
- a CDS encoding helix-turn-helix domain-containing protein: MIKTDTPTVEIPNPPLLLEEAAAALRMSVTTLRELRNKGKGPKARMIAGKLLFRVNDLDQWLEQQPES, from the coding sequence ATGATCAAAACCGACACGCCGACAGTCGAAATCCCAAACCCGCCCCTCCTCCTCGAAGAAGCCGCAGCAGCCCTCCGGATGTCAGTGACAACCCTTCGAGAACTACGGAACAAGGGCAAAGGACCCAAGGCCCGGATGATCGCCGGGAAACTCCTCTTCCGGGTCAACGACCTGGACCAATGGCTGGAACAACAGCCCGAAAGCTAA
- a CDS encoding SRPBCC domain-containing protein — MSGQAPDAVASTTVPARPERVWEALTDPELIKQYFLGTNVATTWQVGDPITYSGEYNGKPYEDKGTILAFDPPELLKTTHYSPTSGLPDAPENYHTVEYRVAEAADGTTVTISQGNNSSVEEVEQSTATWQLVLQNLKEFLESRP; from the coding sequence ATGAGCGGACAGGCACCTGATGCCGTCGCATCGACAACCGTCCCTGCCCGGCCCGAAAGAGTATGGGAGGCCCTGACTGATCCCGAACTCATCAAGCAGTACTTCCTCGGAACCAACGTCGCGACCACCTGGCAGGTAGGCGATCCGATTACTTACTCCGGGGAGTACAACGGCAAGCCCTACGAGGACAAAGGGACGATCCTCGCCTTCGATCCCCCGGAGCTGTTGAAGACCACTCACTACAGCCCAACCTCGGGGCTTCCCGACGCTCCGGAAAATTACCACACTGTGGAGTACAGGGTGGCCGAAGCAGCTGACGGAACAACTGTGACGATTAGCCAGGGCAACAATTCCAGTGTTGAAGAGGTGGAGCAGTCGACTGCCACGTGGCAATTGGTGCTGCAGAATCTCAAGGAATTTCTTGAGTCGAGGCCCTAA
- a CDS encoding tyrosine-type recombinase/integrase produces the protein MARPATPVGTWGKISTKPDGRRFYAYARYRDYDGVSRLVFRWGDTEPAARRILLEALRTRNPDNGEVSRDTKLADLAAMWLEHGIALGEWKPRTVERYRDVIKALDKAVGQLRISEATTGRLDRSIVAMAKVHTANALTAKSVLKGMFAYAVRHDAITANPAANLSPITEKVAEVRAMSAEEFAGFRDHFVKTITTKKDVGRQRPSTPVDVLDFLIGTGVRPGEALGVCRQDVDLSAGTVEINNTVYRAKGVGMVLQPETKEGDDRKFKLPPFCLDMLDRRLSQHEAVMVFPSEAGTIYDPNSFGKTWRQVVAGTDYEWVTPKTLRKTVATMLANLLGSQAAATQLGHTSDAVTLAHYIQRERPTVDYSAPLQSFFIGMDSTDTQQKP, from the coding sequence GTGGCTAGGCCAGCAACCCCGGTCGGAACGTGGGGGAAGATCAGCACTAAGCCGGACGGCCGCCGCTTCTACGCCTACGCCCGATACCGTGACTACGACGGCGTGTCCCGCCTCGTGTTCCGCTGGGGCGACACCGAACCTGCCGCCCGCCGCATCCTCCTCGAAGCGCTCCGCACCCGCAACCCCGACAACGGCGAAGTTTCAAGGGACACGAAACTCGCGGACCTCGCCGCCATGTGGCTCGAGCACGGCATAGCGCTGGGGGAGTGGAAGCCCCGAACCGTCGAACGCTACCGCGACGTCATCAAAGCCCTGGACAAAGCAGTAGGCCAGCTCCGCATCAGCGAAGCCACCACCGGACGCCTCGACAGATCCATTGTCGCCATGGCCAAGGTCCACACCGCCAACGCGCTCACGGCCAAGTCTGTCCTGAAAGGCATGTTCGCCTACGCCGTCCGTCATGACGCGATCACAGCCAACCCGGCGGCGAACCTCTCACCCATCACGGAGAAGGTGGCCGAAGTCCGGGCCATGTCAGCGGAAGAGTTCGCCGGGTTCCGGGACCACTTCGTCAAGACCATCACCACCAAAAAGGATGTGGGCCGACAGCGCCCATCCACCCCGGTTGATGTGCTGGACTTCCTCATCGGCACCGGAGTCCGCCCGGGTGAAGCCCTCGGTGTGTGCCGACAGGACGTCGATCTCAGTGCCGGGACGGTGGAGATCAACAACACCGTATATAGGGCAAAGGGTGTGGGGATGGTGCTGCAGCCGGAAACCAAGGAAGGCGACGACCGTAAGTTCAAGCTCCCACCCTTCTGCCTGGACATGCTCGATCGGCGCCTCTCCCAGCACGAGGCAGTGATGGTGTTCCCATCCGAGGCTGGGACCATCTACGATCCGAACAGCTTCGGGAAGACCTGGCGGCAGGTCGTCGCTGGCACCGACTATGAGTGGGTGACACCGAAGACGCTCCGGAAGACCGTCGCCACAATGCTTGCCAACCTGCTGGGCTCACAGGCCGCCGCCACGCAGCTCGGGCACACCTCGGACGCCGTGACGCTGGCCCACTACATCCAGCGGGAGCGGCCAACCGTGGACTACTCCGCGCCGCTGCAGTCCTTCTTCATAGGGATGGACTCAACAGATACTCAACAAAAACCTTGA
- a CDS encoding ImmA/IrrE family metallo-endopeptidase — protein MLIAQLGVSVVEGELPDGWWGAYDADTHTITLLPKLAYIQWNSTLYHELGHAYYRHEGNCVKQERQASVWAARRLIKASDFIDANRLYHSTQEVAHYLSVMPEDVDTYISTLSPSEIVLMQQLIGKEYAC, from the coding sequence ATGCTCATTGCACAACTTGGCGTGTCCGTCGTTGAGGGCGAGTTACCGGATGGCTGGTGGGGCGCGTACGACGCGGACACCCACACCATCACGTTGTTGCCGAAGCTGGCGTACATCCAATGGAACTCGACGCTCTATCACGAGCTCGGCCACGCGTACTACCGGCACGAGGGCAACTGCGTAAAGCAGGAACGGCAGGCCAGTGTCTGGGCTGCCCGACGCCTCATCAAAGCCAGTGACTTCATCGACGCCAACCGGCTCTACCACTCGACGCAGGAAGTAGCCCACTACCTCTCCGTCATGCCGGAAGACGTCGACACCTACATCTCCACACTGTCCCCCTCAGAGATCGTGCTGATGCAGCAACTCATAGGGAAGGAATACGCATGCTGA
- a CDS encoding helix-turn-helix domain-containing protein: MKLASVERLRSFVLTRDDMDLINSGRGHLVNKRKISQRHLAERVGVNPSFINHLTAGRSTTCTPQVADRIAEVLGVDTSVLFDEQESSTARAAVKPRSKSRPAMA; the protein is encoded by the coding sequence ATGAAACTCGCCAGCGTAGAACGACTCCGGTCGTTCGTCCTGACCCGCGATGACATGGACCTCATCAACTCCGGCCGCGGCCATCTCGTCAACAAGCGCAAGATCAGCCAGCGTCACCTGGCCGAGCGCGTTGGTGTGAACCCCAGCTTCATCAACCACCTGACCGCCGGCCGATCCACCACATGCACCCCGCAGGTAGCGGACCGCATCGCGGAGGTGCTCGGAGTGGACACCTCGGTCCTTTTTGATGAGCAGGAATCTAGTACTGCTAGAGCAGCCGTAAAGCCTCGCTCGAAAAGCCGCCCGGCGATGGCCTAA
- a CDS encoding DUF3263 domain-containing protein: protein MLTTTEKNMLNLAGRTYKYEGAREQDIRTEFGNVTHYYQQLNKLIDSHPALEYAPALVNQLRNRRARRG from the coding sequence ATGCTGACCACCACCGAAAAGAACATGCTCAACCTGGCCGGACGTACCTATAAGTACGAGGGCGCCAGGGAGCAGGACATCCGGACCGAGTTCGGAAACGTCACCCACTACTACCAGCAGCTCAACAAGCTCATCGACAGCCACCCCGCACTCGAGTACGCGCCCGCGCTCGTGAATCAGCTCCGGAACCGCAGGGCCCGCCGTGGCTAG